One genomic segment of Huiozyma naganishii CBS 8797 chromosome 8, complete genome includes these proteins:
- the MRP8 gene encoding Mrp8p (similar to Saccharomyces cerevisiae MRP8 (YKL142W); ancestral locus Anc_5.248) — protein MSSELEELRKQVTQLEQLVAKQTKVLSKTGQSVLELQVSNQKRDVDNFGPPTASKTVARDKFDSTEFATNDDIIGLVGELQIELNHIEERSIRRLVNATKTEEKDILAPLPNADGDTPDFKTSFFPKTMKEFIEIDDVNLFKLARFYECLPPTMKEQDDLEKFLDGKLDNLHVNDFDDATIKKELENYKKDQLDDIFNEVARYIGLRSRRGDDIW, from the coding sequence ATGTCGTCGGAGTTGGAAGAATTGAGGAAGCAGGTGACACAGCTTGAGCAGCTGGTTGCAAAACAGACGAAAGTTTTGAGCAAGACGGGCCAAAGCGTGCTCGAGTTGCAAGTGAGCAACCAGAAAAGGGATGTTGACAATTTCGGTCCACCAACAGCTTCAAAGACAGTGGCTAGGGACAAATTTGACTCCACAGAGTTTGCCACGAACGATGATATCATTGGGCTCGTTGGTGAGCTGCAAATCGAATTGAACCACATTGAGGAAAGATCTATAAGACGCCTCGTCAACGCCACAAAGACCGAGGAAAAGGATATACTGGCTCCACTGCCAAATGCGGATGGGGACACACCAGACTTTAAAACGTCTTTCTTTCCCAAGACAATGAAGGAGTTTATAGAAATTGATGATGTGAACCTTTTCAAGCTAGCTAGATTTTACGAATGTCTACCACCTACTATGAAAGAACAAgacgatttggagaagtttTTGGATGGGAAGCTAGACAACCTACACGTGAACGATTTTGATGATGCTACCATCAAGAAAGAGTTGGAAAACTACAAAAAGGATCAGTTGGATGATATATTCAACGAAGTGGCTAGGTACATAGGGTTACGTTCAAGGAGGGGTGACGATATCTGGTAG
- the MPP10 gene encoding rRNA-processing protein MPP10 (similar to Saccharomyces cerevisiae MPP10 (YJR002W); ancestral locus Anc_5.221), whose amino-acid sequence MSSGAFVESIKSDPLKVLGQGPKGALKCAKLYLDAAIKNYKGVVKSEGSTLPLNEVVVEGLDASQVWWQAKMIVDGIETDLVSRIEELRSALKEDEESDDELEVDANGDDAELSESGEEELGNAKEHIGDDSEGESDENDSDDDDAEILSGVDDFDDLQESEDALDEVAVGTEVPEVSEEAAKDSNTQSKSSSKSNEGKNRETDEELNDKFFDIDEFNRQTLAQEDGGVEEDDDEEEVDYFADVPSEEDEEVLYFDDFFDKPKESKKQDRDNSKEEDKEEDEEEDDNDEYVSAINSAKLDLFEEEDENEEEESDLSSKKDKLTSFERQQLEIQEQIALLEEEAVAEKKWALKGEVNAKNRPENALLTEDLEFERTAKPVPIITTEVTETLEEMIRRRIKDSNFDDLARRVAVDLSKKQRKPAFELSDTKSSKSLAEIYENDYKGVKDDEEISEELKKSHDEITEMFNDLNYKLDALSSAHFVPKPAQKTMEVRVNTAAITMEDAQPLTMSSASTLAPQEVYKVGKSENDAEIRLNDGTVMARGELSREDKTRLRRAAKRKRSKQYAQQKQGQEPAQKRSKKDQVIETLSRAKNLTVINKKGEKHDVKGKDKKDTHSDTLRNVKL is encoded by the coding sequence ATGAGCAGCGGAGCGTTTGTTGAGAGCATTAAAAGCGACCCTCTCAAAGTTTTGGGACAGGGTCCCAAGGGCGCGCTCAAGTGTGCCAAATTGTACTTGGATGCTGCGATCAAGAACTACAAAGGCGTTGTCAAAAGCGAGGGCTCTACACTCCCGCTGAATGAGGTTGTCGTGGAAGGGCTGGATGCGAGCCAAGTCTGGTGGCAGGCAAAGATGATTGTGGATGGTATTGAAACCGATTTGGTGTCCCGCATTGAAGAGTTGAGAAGTGCGTTGaaagaagacgaggaaaGCGACGACGAGTTAGAGGTTGATGCTAATGGAGACGACGCAGAGTTGTCCGAGagtggagaagaagaattaGGAAACGCCAAAGAGCACATCGGTGATGACTCTGAAGGTGAATCTGATGAAAATGACagcgacgacgatgatgcaGAGATTCTTAGCGGTGTGGACGATTTTGATGATTTACAAGAATCTGAAGACGCTCTGGATGAGGTTGCTGTAGGTACAGAGGTCCCAGAGGTGTCCGAGGAAGCCGCCAAGGATTCTAATACACAGAGCAAAAGTAGTAGCAAGTCTAACGAAGGAAAGAATAGAGAAACAGACGAAGAGCTTAACGAcaaattctttgatatCGATGAATTTAATAGACAAACTTTGGCTCAAGAAGATGGCGGGGTGGAggaagacgatgacgaggaggaagtcGATTATTTTGCAGACGTACCttctgaagaagatgaagaagtccTATATTTTGATGACTTCTTTGACAAGCCGAAGGAGTCGAAGAAACAGGATAGAGATAACAGCAAGGAAGaagacaaagaagaagacgaagaggaggacgatAACGATGAATATGTTTCTGCTATTAACTCTGCCAAACTAGATTTATTcgaggaagaggacgagaatgaagaagaggaaagcGATTTATCTAGCAAAAAAGACAAATTGACTTCCTTTGAAAGACAACAGTTGGAAATTCAAGAGCAGATAGCACTgctggaagaagaagctgtAGCAGAGAAGAAGTGGGCGCTAAAGGGTGAAGTCAATGCCAAGAACCGTCCCGAAAATGCACTTTTGACTGAGGATCTAGAATTTGAAAGAACAGCAAAACCTGTGCCGATCATCACTACGGAAGTCACCGAAACGCTGGAGGAAATGATcagaagaaggataaaGGACTCTAATTTTGATGATCTGGCCCGTAGGGTTGCTGTTGacctttcaaagaagcaacGTAAACCAGCATTCGAATTGAGTGACACTAAGTCATCGAAATCACTTGCCGAGATATACGAGAACGATTACAAAGGTGTGAAAGATGACGAGGAAATCAGCGAAGAACTGAAGAAGAGTCATGATGAGATTACAGAAATGTTCAACGATCTGAATTACAAGCTGGATGCGCTTTCTTCGGCTCACTTCGTGCCCAAACCGGCTCAAAAGACTATGGAAGTCAGGGTGAACACTGCCGCCATCACAATGGAGGATGCTCAACCGTTGACTATGTCGTCCGCATCTACATTAGCCCCACAAGAAGTATACAAGGTGGGTAAATCTGAAAATGACGCAGAAATAAGGCTGAACGATGGTACCGTCATGGCTAGAGGGGAACTGTCGAGGGAGGACAAGACCAGACTCCGTAGGGCCGCCAAGCGGAAGAGATCGAAGCAGTACGCGCAACAGAAACAAGGCCAAGAGCCAGCACAGAAGCGCAGCAAGAAGGACCAAGTTATTGAAACGCTGTCTCGTGCGAAGAATCTGACAGTCATCAACAAGAAAGGTGAGAAACACGATGTCAAGGGTAAGGATAAAAAGGACACACATAGTGATACTTTGAGGAACGTCAAGTTATAG
- the KNAG0H02370 gene encoding uncharacterized protein (ancestral locus Anc_5.223), whose amino-acid sequence MTNMMMKLVMVDPSKSRSDKVRSNTFHHFKNGGGQEDEHGASTAGTTSLGLYRENPGTNKDPLVWLENGEQEPSKSLVFHNFLPNEKPSFNEKTALCDEKTDKSLSTRNVQEGSDISQEVDSNLVSDRLGDSLIIKVDPKYNSFNTNVVANTTSHGNNANINKHSHYHHHIHQGNSNTGSNTNSSRRTNNEISISFNNTQLTSDGKLSRKLTFVKSIPKQNSGGDKLYKNPKSMRLAETAPRESTHRHMFFNQSPTKNTLASDPITTKPQIFNLHNYSKGNQPVSEASLNKTHPVIDTKFHVTSRAGMKGSNEGNLDNNKNNLLGKFNASTKVKLNKSQPLPPTISGYSTFTFKVDLRDGESNGYEHFSTNSNPQLKN is encoded by the coding sequence ATGACTAATATGATGATGAAACTGGTTATGGTAGACCCGAGCAAATCGCGGTCAGACAAGGTACGGTCGAACACTTTCCACcatttcaaaaatgggGGAGGTCAGGAAGACGAGCATGGTGCATCAACCGCTGGAACAACAAGCTTGGGGCTTTACCGGGAAAATCCTGGCACGAATAAGGATCCATTGGTATGGCTTGAGAACGGGGAGCAAGAGCCCTCTAAATCTCTTGTTTTCCACAACTTTCTACCTAATGAAAAGCCAAGTTTTAACGAGAAGACTGCCCTATGCGATGAAAAGACGGACAAGTCCCTTTCCACCCGGAATGTCCAGGAGGGTAGTGACATTTCCCAAGAAGTAGACTCGAATTTGGTTAGTGATCGACTGGGAGATTCTTTGATAATCAAAGTCGATCCGAAATATAACTCCTTCAATACAAATGTTGTGGCAAATACAACTAGTCACGGGAACAACGCTAATATTAACAAGCACAGTCattaccaccaccacatTCACCAAGGCAACAGTAATACTGGCAGTAATACTAATAGCAGTCGGCGCACTAACAACGAAATCTCAATTAGTTTTAACAATACTCAACTGACATCTGATGGGAAGTTATCGAGAAAACTCACGTTTGTGAAATCCATACCGAAACAGAACTCAGGGGGTGATAAGTTATACAAGAATCCTAAGAGTATGAGATTGGCGGAAACCGCTCCGAGGGAAAGTACCCATAGACACATGTTCTTTAATCAATCGCCTACTAAAAACACGCTTGCTTCAGATCCGATAACCACAAAACCTCAAATTTTCAATCTTCACAACTACTCTAAGGGCAACCAACCGGTCAGTGAAGCTTCTCTGAATAAAACACATCCCGTAATAGATACCAAATTTCATGTTACCTCGAGAGCAGGGATGAAAGGATCCAATGAGGGAAATTTGGACAATAATAAAAACAACCTCTTGGGTAAGTTCAATGCAAGTACGAAAGTTAAACTGAACAAATCGCAGCCTTTACCCCCCACCATAAGTGGATACTCAACGTTCACCTTTAAAGTCGACCTACGAGATGGCGAAAGTAATGGCTATGAACACTTCAGCACCAATTCTAATCCACAACTCAAAAATTAA